The genome window TTTCGGTTTCAAATCACTTGGAAGAGGCGCTGCATTGTACGTTCTACGTAACAATTGTTCTAAATTCCATGGAGAAGCAGCCAACGTTAAATTCGCAATTTTTACATCATCACGGAAATTTTCGGTTTCTTGTAATCCCCAAAGTGGATAAGTATCATTGTCTCCATAGACAAAAAGAATAGCGTTTTTATCGAGCGGATTCAGATAATTGTAAGCTAAAGAATAAGCTACAGAACGCTCTGAACGATCGTGATCATCCCAGTTTTGAGCTCCCATTAAAATTGGAATACCAGCTAAAATAACTGTCGTTCCAATTGCTAAAGATGGTTTCAATTCTTGCTTCATCAATTTCTGAAGTAATAAATAAACTCCTTGTACACCCAATCCTGCCCAAATCGCAAATGCATAGAAACAACTTACCAATGCATAATCACGTTCACGAGGCTCGAAAGGTTTTACAGATGTGTAAAAGATGATTCCGACACTTGTTAAAATAAACAATGACAACAATGACCACCAGTTAACAAAATTTCTGTTTAATTGTGTAAATAACCCGATTAAACCTAAGAATAATGGTAACATGAAATATACATTTGTTCCATCATTTCTATATTCATCTGGTAATTTTGATTGATCTCCTAAACGTGGATTATCAATAAATGGAATTCCTGAAATCCAATTACCTTTTGTAATCTCAAAATTACCTTCTAAATCATTTTGACGACCAGAGAAATTCCACATAAAGTAACGAATAAACATATAGTTGATTTGGTAATCAATAAAGTAATTAAATTGTTCACCAAATGTAGGTGGTTCGATATCTAAAATCTCACCATATTTCTTAAGTTCTGCAACTTTTAATTGTCTATTTTGACGCTTTTCTACCAATTGAGCGTACATTTGTTGCGCTTCTTTATCACCAGCATATTGTGCATTCAAAGAGAATTTTGGAAAAGCATAAACTGCCGCATAATTCTCCATTACACCTGGATCTGGACTAAACATTTTAGGGAAAAACTTTACATATTTATCTTCGTATGTATAATCTAAACGATCCGAAACTTTCAAATATTTTCCTGTACGTTGATCCTTGATATATTCAGAACTACGAACTGTACTTTCTGGCGCTCCGTTAGTATCACGTTTGATTCCATCACTTGCAATATGAGCCGTAAAAACTGGTCCGTACATCACAGGCCAAGAACCATATTGTTCGCGATTAAAATAATCTAAAACACCCAAAGCTGTATCAGGATCATTCAAATTCATATGAGGATTTGCGTTTGCACGAATCGGAATAACTAACCAACATGAGAAACCAATCAACATAAAAATCACACACCACGAAATTGTATTCAATAATGCTGAACCATATTTCTGAGTTAATTTAATCGCAAAATAGAAAACTGCAATTAAAATGATAGCGGCGATAATTGTTCCTGAATTAAAAGGCATTCCCAAATTATTTACTACATAAATCTCTGTTCTTCCAAAGAATGTCATCACAACTGGGAAAATTATTTTGAATACAAAAGCTAAAATAATCAACGTAATTACATTTGCGATTAAGAAACTTTTGATTGTAAATCTATATTTTCGAGCATAATATACAAAACAAACTGCTGGAATTGCTAGCATTGCCATTAAGTGAACACCAATCGATAAACCAATCACCAACGAAATAATTACTAACCATTTGTTTCCTCTAGGTGTATCTGCTACTTGATCCCATCTTGTAATCAGCCAAAATAATAGCGCAGTAAAGAAAGATGCCATTGCGTAAACTTCTCCTTCTACCGCAGAAAACCAGAATGTGTCGCTAAACATAAAAATTGCAGCTCCAACTAATCCACTTCCTAATGTTATAATTTTTTGAGAAGCATTTAGTTCAATCGCATCAACATTCATTGGATCTTGCGTTTTTGCAAACATTTTTCGAGCAAAATATGTAATTGTCCAAAACAAAAACATAATTGTTCCTGCACTATACAAGGCAGATGTACTGTTGATTAATATGGCGTATTTGCTTCCGTCACCAAAAGCTAAACCAGACCAAACTGCTCCCATTATTTGGAACAAAGCTGCCCCTGGTGCATGCGTAATTCCCAATTTTGCTGATGATACAATGTACTCACCACAATCCCACAAACTCAGGTAACGCTCCATCGACGCCAAATACAATATTGTCGCTATCAAGAACATCGCAACACCCAAGATGTTGTTCCACTTTTTGAAATTTATATCCATTTTGTTTTAATAAACTATCTTGCGAAAATAAGATAAAAAATTGATATAGCTTAGGATTGAAATGATTAAATTCTGATTAGAATCTCATCTAAACAATATAGATTTATCGAATATTTTAAAATTAATTTTAAATTTTCTAATCGATTCATTTACATATTAACAAAACATCAAATCCTTCAAAATTAAGATACATTTTCTCAAATAGTTTTGATTCTAAACTTTTTTCATCTAAATTTGCAATGCAAAAAGCAATGCCTTTAACAGACAAAATTCTACAAACGGGCTTCACTTTTGACGATGTGTTATTAGTGCCTGCCTACTCAGAGATATTACCGAACCAAGTATCTCTACAAACAAGATTCACAGACAATATCACCCTTAACATTCCGATAGTTTCTGCAGCAATGGATACTGTATCCGAAGCAAGATTAGCTATTGCATTAGCGCGTGAAGGAGGTTTATCTTTCGTTCACAAAAATATGTCGATCGAAGAACAAGCGAATGAAATTGATATGGTAAAACGTTCGGAAAACGGAATGATTTCTGATCCAATTACTTTATCTCGTCATCACAAGTTACAAGACGCAGTAAACTTAATGGAGAAATATAAAATCTCTGGTTTACCTGTTGTTGAAGAGGATAGAACATTGGTTGGAATTATTACAAATCGTGATATTCGTTACCAAGAAAACTTCGATCAATTGGTAGAAGATGTGATGACAAAAGAAAATATCATCACTTCTGATATTGATACTGACCTTAAGAAAGCAAAAGAAATTCTTTCTCGTTACCGTATCGAAAAATTACCAATCGTTGACGAAAACAATAAATTAATTGGATTAATCACGATTAAAGATATTGACAACTTAACAGAATTCCCTAACGCATGTAAAGACACAAAAGGTCGCTTACGTGTTGGAGCAGGTGTAGGAGTTGGTGCTGATACATTAGAACGTGTTCAAGCTTTAGTAAACAAAGGTGTTGATATCGTAGCGTTAGATTCTGCTCACGGACATTCAGCTGGAGTTATTAGTAAAGTTGCTGAAGTTAGAAATGCTTTCCCAGAATTAGATATTGTTGGAGGAAATATTGTAACTGCAGAAGCTGCAAAAGCTTTGATTGATGCTGGAGCAAATGCTTTAAAAGTTGGTGTTGGACCAGGGTCTATCTGTACAACTCGTGTTGTAGCTGGTGTTGGTGTACCTCAGCTTTCTGCTATTCATGATGTACATTCTTATGCTAAAACAAGAAACGTTTCGATTATTGGAGATGGTGGAATCAAATTATCAGGTGATATTGTAAAAGCAGTTGCTGCTGGTGCAAACTTGGTGATGTTAGGAAGTTTATTTGCTGGAACAGATGAAGCGCCAGGAGAAGAAATTATTTTCCAAGGTCGTAAATTCAAAGCATATCAAGGAATGGGTTCTTTAGCTGCAATGAAACGCGGTTCTAAAGATCGTTATTTCCAAGCTGATGCGAAAAAATTAGTTCCAGAAGGAATCGAAGGTCGTGTTCCTCACAAAGGTTCTATTGCAGAAGTTGTTTACCAATTATGTGGTGGATTACGTGCTGGAATGGGATATTGCGGAACTCCAACAATTCAAGATTTAATTGAAAACGGAAAATTTGTACGTATCACAGGTGCTGGTTTACACGAATCTCACCCACATGATGTTGTCATTACAAAAGAGGCTCCTAATTATTCGAATTAAGAATTATCAATATATTAAACAAAATAGCAAGCCAATTGGCTTGCTATTTTGTTTTTGATATAAATCTTAAAGCTTGTTCAAGTAATCTACAAGTTTTATCTTATCTTTTTCAAAACTTAAATTTAAATTATTTTTAATTACAAATTCTACTAAATTTGGATTATTAAAAATCTTATTTAGTTGTTTTTCATTTGTAGGAAAAACATAAAACTTATCTTCTTTATGTCTAATTAAATATAAGTCACTGTCATTCACCAATGAGAATTTTGTATTTGCTTTATTTGCATTATTTTTAAATTCTCCGTGAGTAATAATCTTTTTATTCCTTTTATATAAAGAATATTTTTCTTTATCATAAACTAAAACTTCTAAATACCCTTCAATTTTTCCATTTTTAGTTGGATATTTAAGAAATTGATATTGAGTTAAAGGAAAATAAATCATCAATTCAGGAACTTTTGTTAAATTAAAAATCTGTCCATCTTTTTCAAATTCCATTTCATCTGAATAAGCATTGTATCTAAGTTTAGAAAAGTCTAAATTAAAACCTTTTATTTCTATATCCTCAAAATTTGGATTATAATACTGGCTACCTTCATATTGAGTTATCACTTCACCTTTATTTCTTAAAGCAATTTCATTTTGAATATTACTTATTTGATGGGATATTCTTTCATTTAAAGCTCTATCAACTCCATCTGTTAATAAATTTTGTTGTGCATTGACACCTAAACAAAAAGAAGCAAAAAAACAAAATATTTTAATTTTTAACATACTCATAATATTTACTATCCAATATACAATTTATTTCATTAAAAATCAATAAAATAAAAAAAGCAGCAAAAATAATTTTGCTGCTTTTATAAAGAAAATGGATATTATATTATTTAGTCATCCACCATAATTTTCCATTAATTGGATCCTTTCCACCATAAGCTGAAACTGCTTCATTCCAATTTGTAGTATTAAGAGTTTGTTCACCTAATGGATATGAAATTCTATACGGAATATCAGTCATACCTGCTACTAATGGAGTGAATACGTATGGAGTACCATCTATTTCATATCCAGTTTGACCAGGTAATAATAAAATATTACCATTAGGATATCCTGTACGTCTATATTCTACCCAAGCAGTTTGAGGCTGCATATACAAAGCAATATACTTTTGAGTAATTACATTTTCTTTATTTGCAGCTGGTAATGCAGCTACATAAGCATCAATTTTAGCTTGATCTACTCCCCATTTTTGCATAGATGCTATCACACCATTCACATAATTAGTTTGGTTCCAACCATTAGCTTCTGATAACAAGAATTCTACTTCTGAGTATTCCATTAAAACCTCAGCATAATCTGCAGAGAAAATAGTTTTTGAAAATGGAGATACTTTAGATACCTGATTATTTGATGATAAACGATCAGAAGGTAATCCATAAGGAATTCCTTGATATTTTGTAATATCATCCGTTTCTACATAGTTACCTGAACCAGCGTTAGCTTTTGATGTTCCTAAAGGTGCAGCATATTTTTGTAAACGTGGATCAACTCCATAATTACCAGATTGTCCTTTTAATAATCTAATTAACTGATTATTCACATAGAAGTCATTTCTATTTCCTACAAAAAATTCGCTCCAAAATGGAGAACCTTCTACAGCAGATGTTCCATAATGTTGCAAAGCATTGTCTTCATTTGAGGTAAAAACACCTTTTGCAATAGCATCTTGCATTTCAGCTTTCGCTTCAGGATATACATCTTTAATTTGGTTAGCAATTCTTAAACGTAAAGAGTTGGCAAATTTTTTCCATTTAGATGCTTCTCCAAAGTAAATTTGGTCACCAATTTTATTTTCAGGACTTGTAAATACATTCTTTTCAGTAATATCCAATTGCGCTTCAGCTTCTTTTAGCTCTTGTAACAAATTTTTAAAGATAACTTCTTGCTTAACATATTTAGGTTGAGCATATGTATCAATTTGTAAAGCTTGAAAATCTGGATTCTTTGCACCACTTAATGACCAATATGGAACATCACCGAAATAATTTGTCAAATCCAAGAATTCGTAAGCCATCATAATTCTCGCTACAGCAATTTGAGTATCTACATCTCCGTAAGCAGCTTGTTGTGGTCCTAAAACAGGGTCTGTACAAATACTTATTACCTTTTTTAAGTTAGATAAAGATCGATAACTTGCGTTCCATGCTTGATCTCCTGTTGTCGTACGATAAGCGTATTTATCCTCTTCTGTATAGTTTCTCTGTGCTGAATATTGTACCCAAGGCAATAACATACGTCCAGACACCCATCCATCTCTCATTTCATCAACAAATATTTTAGTTGCAATTGGAAAGATTGTATATGTAGGCGCATTTTCGGGTGCATTAGGACTAATATTCATTTCTTCAAATCCATTATCGCAAGAAGATAATAAAGCACTTCCTAGTAATGCTGATAATATAATTGTTTTATTGATTTTCATAATAATTTAATTTTTAGAATTGTAACTTAAGATTCATACCATAAGTTCTTGTAGATGGTAAAGACCCTCCTTCAATTCCTTGTATATTTCCAGAACCATAAGAAGCCATTTCAGGATCAAATCCTTTTTTATCTAATCCCCATGTAGCTAAGTTTCTACCAAATGCAGATACAGTAACGTTA of Empedobacter falsenii contains these proteins:
- a CDS encoding SusD/RagB family nutrient-binding outer membrane lipoprotein; protein product: MKINKTIILSALLGSALLSSCDNGFEEMNISPNAPENAPTYTIFPIATKIFVDEMRDGWVSGRMLLPWVQYSAQRNYTEEDKYAYRTTTGDQAWNASYRSLSNLKKVISICTDPVLGPQQAAYGDVDTQIAVARIMMAYEFLDLTNYFGDVPYWSLSGAKNPDFQALQIDTYAQPKYVKQEVIFKNLLQELKEAEAQLDITEKNVFTSPENKIGDQIYFGEASKWKKFANSLRLRIANQIKDVYPEAKAEMQDAIAKGVFTSNEDNALQHYGTSAVEGSPFWSEFFVGNRNDFYVNNQLIRLLKGQSGNYGVDPRLQKYAAPLGTSKANAGSGNYVETDDITKYQGIPYGLPSDRLSSNNQVSKVSPFSKTIFSADYAEVLMEYSEVEFLLSEANGWNQTNYVNGVIASMQKWGVDQAKIDAYVAALPAANKENVITQKYIALYMQPQTAWVEYRRTGYPNGNILLLPGQTGYEIDGTPYVFTPLVAGMTDIPYRISYPLGEQTLNTTNWNEAVSAYGGKDPINGKLWWMTK
- a CDS encoding glycosyltransferase family 117 protein encodes the protein MDINFKKWNNILGVAMFLIATILYLASMERYLSLWDCGEYIVSSAKLGITHAPGAALFQIMGAVWSGLAFGDGSKYAILINSTSALYSAGTIMFLFWTITYFARKMFAKTQDPMNVDAIELNASQKIITLGSGLVGAAIFMFSDTFWFSAVEGEVYAMASFFTALLFWLITRWDQVADTPRGNKWLVIISLVIGLSIGVHLMAMLAIPAVCFVYYARKYRFTIKSFLIANVITLIILAFVFKIIFPVVMTFFGRTEIYVVNNLGMPFNSGTIIAAIILIAVFYFAIKLTQKYGSALLNTISWCVIFMLIGFSCWLVIPIRANANPHMNLNDPDTALGVLDYFNREQYGSWPVMYGPVFTAHIASDGIKRDTNGAPESTVRSSEYIKDQRTGKYLKVSDRLDYTYEDKYVKFFPKMFSPDPGVMENYAAVYAFPKFSLNAQYAGDKEAQQMYAQLVEKRQNRQLKVAELKKYGEILDIEPPTFGEQFNYFIDYQINYMFIRYFMWNFSGRQNDLEGNFEITKGNWISGIPFIDNPRLGDQSKLPDEYRNDGTNVYFMLPLFLGLIGLFTQLNRNFVNWWSLLSLFILTSVGIIFYTSVKPFEPRERDYALVSCFYAFAIWAGLGVQGVYLLLQKLMKQELKPSLAIGTTVILAGIPILMGAQNWDDHDRSERSVAYSLAYNYLNPLDKNAILFVYGDNDTYPLWGLQETENFRDDVKIANLTLAASPWNLEQLLRRTYNAAPLPSDLKPKDYQSGTNDQIFVVGGSIKNIFDQLNSFIKPGSNQTLETLSQMPIEQVAQYLSDPEIDPNQVMSVYKSLKPLQKYLTTDSMTAKEAMDFILNNKSPEKQALADYFGYSIGQANYLPVSKIVVPVNKANALKYGIVSAKDADKMVDSITINIKASSLFKNNLLLLSMMAKYNWDRPIYFSGGGISDPENTFYMNDYLLNAGMSYKLVPIYTPFGKGGIIGASDNDMLLRTFNSYKWSGYNNPDASFSLTERNYTSSYRNTAVRLADDLLNAGRKKEAIAVLDKVMLEIPALAKYDIGYGVSRIAGIYLKAGEDKKAQELFAHVRKEANAKIAFFESLPSGKGYSIGSDLAAAKNDLMMSIYNEASALGERGDKEKALKVFESAYNPVLKKFETLYKEVVADGKVDAADQAKIMNQFNYLDEMIGVAAEIDTNYAKQQQNILYKMVGQ
- the guaB gene encoding IMP dehydrogenase, translating into MPLTDKILQTGFTFDDVLLVPAYSEILPNQVSLQTRFTDNITLNIPIVSAAMDTVSEARLAIALAREGGLSFVHKNMSIEEQANEIDMVKRSENGMISDPITLSRHHKLQDAVNLMEKYKISGLPVVEEDRTLVGIITNRDIRYQENFDQLVEDVMTKENIITSDIDTDLKKAKEILSRYRIEKLPIVDENNKLIGLITIKDIDNLTEFPNACKDTKGRLRVGAGVGVGADTLERVQALVNKGVDIVALDSAHGHSAGVISKVAEVRNAFPELDIVGGNIVTAEAAKALIDAGANALKVGVGPGSICTTRVVAGVGVPQLSAIHDVHSYAKTRNVSIIGDGGIKLSGDIVKAVAAGANLVMLGSLFAGTDEAPGEEIIFQGRKFKAYQGMGSLAAMKRGSKDRYFQADAKKLVPEGIEGRVPHKGSIAEVVYQLCGGLRAGMGYCGTPTIQDLIENGKFVRITGAGLHESHPHDVVITKEAPNYSN